Proteins found in one Anopheles aquasalis chromosome 3, idAnoAquaMG_Q_19, whole genome shotgun sequence genomic segment:
- the LOC126576414 gene encoding CD109 antigen-like has product MNRYYLIPWMLAVLLINECSSLLLVAPKVIRPQQNYTIVISHFGASDSVQLSVRLEGIETGAGRSSLNLTKLTTVQKNANAVVHLSIPDQLAQTSSYKLTVDGQQGFRYHRETDLELKANTVTGLIQLSQPVYKPGDTVQFRAIVLDSELLPPQGAPNTGDNVRVTVEDPNGNVIRRWPAARLQAGVFADRLTIAATPLLGDYSISVTSGHDGQRVLCSKSFSVHEYVLASFDVDVRPATVPLEAHQGLNLTLTAQYNVGLPVQGTARVELYLEDDILDQSRTVQLIGSAVLQLHFQSELLIIEEDRQSVRVNVTFTEQLTNRTISKQRYITVYKHQYRVELHKEAPTFRRGSSFSCSLKVVQQDGRPASGIAVNVIMEGLKEPFDKRFTTDAAGVIKLVLPTSKSAEYIEVEALIDGNQLLEETIDASQQDGGAMLKVTLDAPLKLDHDISLLVTCSKGTTFYLYYVLSRGNIINSGYVPLSKDSVSHRLQLKPSDRMLPKSTVIVATVVTASRVVLYDFVELDYQALRNNFTMKLDKTVLKPGQDLQLRMSGRAGSFVALAAYDKSLLQFGQQHDLFWKDALAALAGFHAIDDNSFDPFQRFGLIVQTLDGVSLDSGNTKTGREGAPARKTKAKPTVSFRSNFLESFLWTTLNMPASGSTELSQKVPDTTTAWYLTGFSIDPLHGLGIIEQPLQFITVQPFYIVDSLPYSVKRGEAVVLQFSLFSQLATTQKAQVTLYTVANRTEIVGQPVTAQSLTKTVTVPPNVGVSVTFLVKARAIGEMVVRVKAACGSEVDELEKVIRVVPESLIQRRHASRFFSHSTYTNQTFAVVLDIDKQADERSRRIEFTLVPNLLTSVLKNLGNLLSVPSGCGEQNMVRYVPNILVLDYLTAIGSRETQLINRATELLRVGHQNQLRYRQPDGSFGLWAGSGGGVFLTAFVGSSMKIASKYITDVEPSIVRQAFEWLATKQHETGRFDAAGAMYHRDMQGGLRDGIALTSYVLIAFLENADAARSHPKVIERGIQYVTAALPNIKDAYDLSIATYALWLARHPLRTEALERLDNLSTTKNNGTERYWVRSANGIETTAYALLSYVLAERYLEGVPIMRWLVGQRYETGSFPRTQDTFVGLKALCKMAEKVAPARNDYSIQLVYPHRRREFRVTSTDLEQMSYDEFTDATNKLEFHVQGTGFGLLQVSYQYGMELTKFANQFVLDVTKRNGSAETKLVLDVCTSYMPKLKDERSNMVLVEVNFPSGYVAEKDPLSATTNVNPIKNVEIRFGGTSVVLYYNNMGTERNCFAVTAYRRTRVALNRPAYVIVHDYYEPEKNAVRTYEVERRDVCELCDGSKECREVCQEG; this is encoded by the exons ATTCCCGATCAGCTGGCACAAACCAGCAGCTACAAACTGACTGTCGACGGTCAGCAAGGTTTCCGTTATCATCGTGAGACGGACCTCGAGCTCAAGGCCAACACCGTAACCGGTCTGATCCAGCTTAGCCAGCCCGTCTACAAACCGGGCGATACGGTTCAGTTCCGTGCGATCGTGCTAGACAGCGAGTTGCTGCCGCCCCAAGGAGCACCAAACACTGGCGATAACGTGCGCGTAACGGTAGAGGATCCAAACGGGAACGTGATACGCCGTTGGCCCGCTGCCCGCCTTCAGGCTGGAGTTTTCGCGGATCGACTCACTATCGCGGCCACACCCCTGCTCGGTGATTACAGCATCAGCGTCACGTCCGGCCACGATGGTCAGCGTGTGCTGTGCAGCAAATCGTTCTCAGTGCACGAATACGTACTGGCATCGTTCGATGTAGACGTCCGGCCAGCTACGGTGCCACTGGAGGCACATCAGGGCCTAAACCTTACGCTAACGGCACAGTACAACGTGGGATTACCGGTACAGGGGACGGCACGCGTTGAACTCTATCTCGAGGATGACATCCTGGATCAAAGCCGCACGGTGCAGCTCATTGGGAGTGCCGTGCTGCAGCTCCATTTCCAGTCGGAGCTTTTGATCATCGAGGAAGACCGTCAGAGTGTGCGCGTGAATGTCACCTTCACCGAGCAGCTCACGA ATCGAACCATTTCGAAGCAGCGCTACATTACCGTCTACAAGCACCAGTATCGTGTGGAACTGCACAAGGAAGCGCCAACCTTCCGTCGGGGATCTTCGTTCTCGTGTTCACTGAAGGTCGTACAGCAAGATGGTCGACCGGCAAGCGGCATTGCAGTTAATGTGATTATGGAGGGACTAAAAGAACCGTTTGATAAGCGTTTCACCACGGATGCGGCCGGAGTAATCAAACTCGTGCTACCGACGAGCAAATCTGCGGAGTACATCGAAGTTGAG GCACTGATCGATGGTAATCAGCTGCTAGAGGAAACGATAGACGCGTCGCAACAGGATGGCGGAGCAATGCTGAAGGTCACACTGGATGCTCC ATTGAAGCTTGATCACGACATTTCTCTGCTGGTGACGTGCTCAAAGGGCACAACCTTCTACCTTTACTACGTGCTTTCGAGAGGAAACATCATTAATTCAGGGTACGTTCCACTAAGCAAAGACTCGGTCTCGCATCGTCTGCAGCTGAAGCCTTCCGATCGGATGCTCCCAAAGTCCACCGtgatcgtggccaccgtggtcaCCGCAAGCCGGGTGGTGTTGTACGATTTCGTCGAGCTCGACTACCAGGCACTTCGCAACAAT TTCACGATGAAATTAGACAAAACGGTGCTAAAACCGGGACAAGATCTGCAATTGCGAATGTCAGGCCGTGCTGGATCGTTCGTCGCGCTGGCCGCTTACGACAAAAGTTTGCTGCAGTTCGGCCAACAGCACGATCTGTTCTGGAAGGATGCACTGGCCGCACTCGCTGGCTTCCATGCGATCGATGACAACAGCTTTGATCCTTTTCAG CGCTTCGGTCTAATCGTTCAAACCCTGGATGGAGTTTCACTTGACAGTG GCAACACAAAAACTGGCCGCGAGGGAGCTCCAGCCAGGAAAACCAAAGCGAAGCCAACTGTCTCCTTTAGGAGCAACTTCCTGGAATCGTTTCTCTGGACGACTTTAAACATGCCGGCCTCTGGATCCACCGAGCTATCCCAAAAGGTACCGGACACTACCACAGCCTGGTACCTGACCGGTTTCTCCATCGATCCCCTGCACGGACTCGGTATCATCGAGCAGCCGCTCCAGTTCATCACCGTCCAACCGTTCTACATTGTCGACAGTTTGCCGTACTCTGTGAAGCGTGGTGAAGCGGTCGTCCTTCAGTTCAGTCTTTTCAGCCAGCTTGCGACGACTCAGAAGGCCCAAGTGACACTCTATACTGTGGCCAATCGAACGGAGATCGTCGGTCAACCGGTTACAG CACAAAGCCTCACCAAGACGGTCACCGTTCCGCCGAACGTTGGTGTGTCGGTCACCTTCCTGGTAAAAGCGCGCGCCATCGGTGAGATGGTGGTACGCGTCAAAGCCGCCTGTGGCAGCGAAGTGGACGAACTGGAGAAGGTGATCCGCGTTGTGCCGGAAAGTTTGATCCAGCGTCGCCATGCATCACGGTTCTTCTCCCACTCAACCTACACCAATCAGACGTTTGCGGTCGTGCTGGACATTGACAAGCAGGCGGATGAGCGTTCGCGACGGATCGAGTTCACGCTCGTGC CAAATCTGCTAACTTCGGTGCTGAAAAACCTTGGCAATCTGCTGAGCGTACCGAGTGGTTGCGGTGAACAGAATATGGTCCGCTACGTACCGAATATCCTCGTGCTTGACTATCTGACGGCGATCGGATCACGCGAGACACAGTTGATCAATCGTGCGACGGAACTGCTAAGGGTTGGTCATCAGAATCAGCTCCGGTATCGGCAACCGGatggttcgtttggtttgtgggcaggatccggtggtggtgtctttCTGACCGCTTTCGTCGGTAGTTCGATGAAGATCGCCTCGAAGTATATTACCGATGTGGAGCCGAGCATTGTGCGGCAAGCGTTCGAATGGCTTGCCACTAAGCAGCACGAAACGGGACGGTtcgatgctgccggtgcgatGTATCATCGCGATATGCAGGGTGGACTGCGTGATGGCATTGCTTTGACGTCGTACGTACTGATTGCTTTCCTGGAGAATGCCGATGCTGCCCGTAGTCATCCGAAGGTGATCGAACGGGGCATTCAGTACGTAACGGCAGCACTTCCCAACATCAAAGATGCTTATGATCTCTCGATCGCAACGTACGCACTATGGTTGGCTCGTCATCCACTGCGGACTGAGGCACTGGAGCGACTGGACAACCTGAGTACCACAAAAAATAACGGCACCGAGCGATACTGGGTCCGATCGgcgaacggaatcgaaacgaCGGCCTACGCGCTCCTATCGTACGTACTGGCCGAACGCTACCTCGAGGGTGTACCGATCATGCGCTGGTTGGTGGGGCAACGGTACGAAACCGGTAGCTTCCCCCGTACCCAGGACACGTTCGTCGGTCTGAAGGCGCTCTgcaaaatggcggaaaaggtagcaccagcacggaACGATTACTCGATCCAACTGGTCTATCCCCATCGGCGTCGTGAGTTTCGCGTTACGTCCACTGACCTCGAGCAGATGAGCTACGATGAGTTCACGGACGCGACGAATAAACTGGAGTTCCATGTACAGGGCACCGGTTTCGGGCTGCTACAGGTGTCCTATCAGTACGGTATGGAGCTGACCAAGTTCGCCAACCAGTTCGTGCTGGATGTGACCAAACGGAATGGTTCGGCGGAGACGAAACTGGTGCTGGATGTGTGCACCAGCTACATGCCGAAGTTGAAGGACGAACGTTCGAatatggtgctggtggaggttaACTTTCCGAGTGGGTATGTTGCGGAAAAGGATCCACTGAGTGCGACCACCAACGTTAATCCGATAAAG AACGTAGAGATTCGCTTCGGTGGTACGTCCGTGGTGCTGTATTACAACAACATGGGCACCGAGAGGAACTGCTTCGCGGTAACGGCGTACCGGCGCACACGAGTCGCACTCAATCGGCCAGCCTACGTCATCGTGCACGATTACTATGAACCAG AAAAGAATGCCGTGAGGACGTATGAGGTGGAGCGCCGGGATGTGTGCGAGCTTTGCGATGGGAGCAAAGAGTGCCGTGAGGTGTGCCAAGAAGGGTAG